Genomic segment of Hymenobacter aquaticus:
GCCCTGGTACAAGCAGCGTGTGGTGGTGCCCGTCTCGGTGCTCATTGGCCTGGTGGCCGCTTACTGGACGGTAGAGCGGGTGTTTTTCGCGTAGATCCGGACCCCTAAGCGTCACACCGGACAATTCTTACTTACTAATTCTCAATTACTCATTCACAAATGCTGCGCTCCTGGCTCGTGCTGCTCTTGCTCGCCAACTACCTGCTGGTAGTGGGAGCCGGCCTCGTGAACCGGCCGCAGCCCCCGCGCTACTCGGCGGCCCACCCCTACGTGCACAGCGCCGACTGCCAGCAGAAGCACTACCTGCTCGTCGACTGCTTCGATAGGTGCAACGGCGACCAGGACGTGGTACAAAAGCGGACCGCAACGGAAAATGCCGCGCACCTGCTCTCCATCATCAAGGGCATCGACGTGCATTGCTTGAGCGAAGCACTCGTCCTTACCCCAATTCATTATGCCGGCCAGGTGGCCGTATCCGTTGCTGAAACGCCGGCCCTGCACGCCGGCTTTCAGGCCGATTTTTACCCTCCTCCCCGTCGGGGATAAGCCGTGAGGCCCTTATCGGGGCCGTTTGCCGCGCGTCGAAGTATTCCGCGCGGCTCTTGTCTTATCCTTTTTAATCTGCCGCCGGCCGGGCTCTGGATGCCCGGTAGGCCGCGCTGCTTTTCCCCGACGCATGTTCGTTACTACTTTCTCGTCCTTGCCGCTGGCTGCTGCCTCCGGCTCCACGCCATTTGTCCGGCTGCCTGCCGTGAGTGCTGCGCTGGCGGCTTCTGCCAGTCAGCCTACGCTGGCCGTGAAGCAAGCCTACAAGTCCCGCGAATTGGCCAGCCAGGCCGCGCACCGCGCTCAGGTGTTGGCCCGCCGCCGCACCAGCATTCCCACTTCCGCTAAGCGCTGGTAGGGTATGAAAAATCGTTACTGCAAACGTGGCGCCCTAGGCAAGGTCCGCTCTTTCCTGCTGTTGCTGCTGCTGAGCAGCGCCGGGGCCTGGGCCCAAAGTCCGGCCAGTATCCGCGGCATCATCACCGACTCCCTGTCCGGGCAGCGCCTGCCCGGCGTGGGTATCCGGCTGGAAGGTCAGCCCGGCGGCACCGCTTCCGACGCGCTGGGGGTGTTTCGCCTCGATAATCTGCCGGCCGGCACCTACGCCGTGCGGGCCTCGGCGCTGGGCTACCGCAGCCCGGCCGTCACGGTCACGCTCACGGCTGGCGCTACCCAAACGGTGAGCCTGCGGCTGGCGGCCGTAGCCCTGAATCTGCGCGAAGTCACCGTGTCGCAGCCCCGCGACCCGAACCAGTCGCTGGCCACCATCACCCAGATCGACCAGGTGCTGCGGCCCCTGAACTCGGCCCAGGACCTGCTGCCGCTGGTGCCCGGCCTGTTCATTGCCCAGCACGCGGGCGGGGGCAAGGCCGAGCAGATTTTCATCCGGGGCTTCGACGTGGACCACGGCACCGATTTCAACGTGAGTGTGGACGGCCTGCCGGTGAACATGGTCAGCCACGCCCACGGCCAGGGCTACGCCGATTTTCACTTCACGATTCCGGAAACGGTGGAAGCCCTGAAGGTGTACAAAGGCCCTTACACGGCCCGGTTCGGGGATTTTGCCACGGCCGGGGCCGGCGAGTTCAGCACCAAAACCAGCCTGCCGCACAGCACGGCCAAACTGGAACTGGGCCAGTTCGACACGCGCCGCGCCCTGCTCATGCTCGACCTATTGCCCCAGGATAAGCACCTGCTGAGCCAGAACACGGAAAGCGCCTACCTGGCTACCGAGTACTTTTTCAGCAACTCGTACTTCGACGCCAAGCAGCACTTCAAGCGCTTCAACGGGATGGCCAAGTACACCGGCCTGCTCTCGGAGCGCACGTCGCTGATGGTGCTGGGCTCCCACTTCGCCTCCACCTGGGATGCTTCCGGGCAGGTGCCCGAGCGGGCCATCCGCGACGGGCAGATTTCGCGCTTCGGCAGCATCGACCCCAGTGAAGGGGGCCGCACCGACCGGACCAACGCCACCGCCGTGCTGACCACCACGCTGCCCCACGACGCGGTGTTGCGCCAGCAGGCCTACTTCGTCAACTACAACTTCAACCTGTATTCCAACTTCACCTTCTTCCTGGAAAACCCGGTGGACGGCGACGAAATCCAACAGAACGAGCACCGCGACATCTACGGCTACACCGGCTCCTACGAGCGGGATACGCGCCTGGGCAGCCGCACGCTGCACTCGGTGCTGGGCGTGGGCACCCGCCTCGACGACCTCGACGTGGCCCTGCGCCACACCGTGAACCGGGCCGTGCGCGACACCATCGTGTCGGGCCACGTGTACGAGCAGAACGTCAATGCCTACCTCGACGAAACCCTGCCCCTGACCGAAAAGCTGACTCTGAACGCCGCTCTGCGCGTCGATTATTTCCGCTTTAGCTTCCGGGAGCAGCGCGACCCGGCGCAGTCGGGGAAGGCGGGCCGGGGGCGGGTGAGTCCCAAGCTGAACCTGTACTACGACCTGACGCCCGGCGTGCAGCTGTTTGCCCGCTCCGGGTTTGGCTTTCACTCCAACGACGCCCGGGCCGTGGTCGTCAGCCCCGAGGCCAACGTGCTGCCCCGCGCCATTGGCTACGAAGTGGGCAGCACCTTCAAGCCCGTGCCGAGCCTGGTGGTGAATACGGCGCTCTGGGCCCTGCATTTGCAGGATGAGCTGGTGTACGTCGGCGACGGGGGCTTCACGGAAAGCGCCGGCCGCACCCGCCGCTACGG
This window contains:
- a CDS encoding TonB-dependent receptor — translated: MKNRYCKRGALGKVRSFLLLLLLSSAGAWAQSPASIRGIITDSLSGQRLPGVGIRLEGQPGGTASDALGVFRLDNLPAGTYAVRASALGYRSPAVTVTLTAGATQTVSLRLAAVALNLREVTVSQPRDPNQSLATITQIDQVLRPLNSAQDLLPLVPGLFIAQHAGGGKAEQIFIRGFDVDHGTDFNVSVDGLPVNMVSHAHGQGYADFHFTIPETVEALKVYKGPYTARFGDFATAGAGEFSTKTSLPHSTAKLELGQFDTRRALLMLDLLPQDKHLLSQNTESAYLATEYFFSNSYFDAKQHFKRFNGMAKYTGLLSERTSLMVLGSHFASTWDASGQVPERAIRDGQISRFGSIDPSEGGRTDRTNATAVLTTTLPHDAVLRQQAYFVNYNFNLYSNFTFFLENPVDGDEIQQNEHRDIYGYTGSYERDTRLGSRTLHSVLGVGTRLDDLDVALRHTVNRAVRDTIVSGHVYEQNVNAYLDETLPLTEKLTLNAALRVDYFRFSFREQRDPAQSGKAGRGRVSPKLNLYYDLTPGVQLFARSGFGFHSNDARAVVVSPEANVLPRAIGYEVGSTFKPVPSLVVNTALWALHLQDELVYVGDGGFTESAGRTRRYGADFSLRYQLTRTLFLDADLNYNHGRLVEAHPDSNRIPLAPTFTSIGGLTLKQPSGLSASLRYRHLNDRPANEYNSVRARGYFLLDAVVSYTRRHFQVGASVENLLNVDWNQAQFDTQSRLPGEAAEGVSELHFTPGTPFFLKGNVSVFF